The genomic stretch ACCACACCCGCGCCGATGATGGTCCCGTACACGCCGAGCTGCCCGGCGAGAAACGCGGCGACAGCGGCCGCGAGGGCACTGCCCGCGACCTGAGCCACGCTCAGGTCGAGCCGTTTCTCCTTGTTTTTTGTGTCGGTATCGCTTTTGTTGTCCATCTCCAGCCTTTGATCGCCCCTTCGATCCATCCTGCACGGACAAGTGACCTATGTGCGAAGCCGGTAGTTCCGATTCTGCGGATTCTGTGAACCTCGCCACCCGTCACGCGGTGTAGAGAGATCGACAAGGCGACCAACTCCCTTGGCGCAGGTGAACTTCGGCGGCGCGGCGGTCCACCTCAGTGGCCCGAATGGAGTACTGTGGCGAGCCCTGGCCCCGGAATCCCGTCCGGCTGCCCGCATACGGGGGAAGGGGCCGGCAGGTGGCACTCACCCCCGGGTGCCGCCACCGGGCACGGGTGACTGGGAGCAGGAACAGGACATGGTCACTGAGCGTTGCGAACAGGTAACCGTGTCATAACGGCGTTTCTGGGCCAAGCCTCGACACGCCGGGTAACTCGGCAATGTTGTGGCAGGCTGCACCCGGGCAGGCCACACTCGACTAGCGGAAGCAGCGACGCACGTGACGTCGGCAGGCACCACCCGGGAGGTCCCCATGCCCGAACTGCGTGTCGTGGCCGTCTCCAACGACGGCACACGGCTGGTGCTCAAAGCTGCGGACAGCACCGAGTACACGCTTCCGATCGACGAACGGCTGCGCGCCGCGGTCCGCAACGACCGCGCACGGCTCGGCCAGATCGAGATCGAGGTCGAGAGCCACCTGCGTCCGCGGGACATCCAGGCGCGTATACGGGCCGGTGCGTCCGCCGAGGAGGTCGCCCAGCTCGCGGGCATCCCGGTCGACCGGGTGCGCCGCTTCGAGGGCCCGGTGCTCGCCGAGCGCGCGTTCATGGCCGAGCGGGCCCGCAAGACGCCCGTACGCCGCCCCGGGGAGAACACCGGCCCGCAGCTCGGCGAAGCCGTCGCGGAGCGGCTGCTGCTGCGCGGCGCCGACAAGGACTCGGTGCAGTGGGACTCCTGGCGGCGCGACGACGGCACCTGGGAAGTGCTGCTGGTCTACCGCGTCGCGGCCGAGCCGCACTCGGCAAGCTGGACGTACGACCCGCCCCGGCGGCTCGTCCAGGCCGTCGACGACGAGGCGCGGGCGCTGATCGGCGAGACCGACGACACCCCGGAGCCCAGCTTCCCCTTCGTGCCGCGGATCGCGCGGCTGCCGCGCGACCGGCCGCTGGACCGCGCCCTGGACCGCCAGTCGCAGGACCGCGACCGCGACCGTACGGGCGGCGAGGACGACGAGCAGGTGCGGGCCGCGGACGGTCCGGGCGAGCGCGACTCGCTCACCAGCCTCCTGGAGGCGGTGCCCAGCTTCCGGGGCGACATGGTCGTACCGGAGACGCCGAAGGTGCCGCAGCAGGAGGAGGCGTCCGAGGACGAGGAGCTGGAGGAGCCGGCCGCCCCGGCGGCGAGCGCGGGCGCGGGATCCGCCTATGCCGACGTGCTCATGCCACGGGCGGTGGCCGGTCACCGCGACCGTCTGACGGGCACCACCGACCGCCAGGCCGAGGCCGACGGCGTCCGGCCGGGCCGCCGGGCGGCCGTGCCGAGCTGGGACGAGATCGTCTTCGGGACGCGGCGCAAGAAACCGGAATAAGACCGTCCGGCCGGGCGGCGGAGCCCGGCCGGGACGTCTTCGTGAGGTGTCAGCCCGGCTGGGCCCCGGTGGCCACCGGGCGGGTCGGGTCCGCCGACCATTCGCTCCACGACCCCACGTACAGCGCCGCGGGCACCCCCGCGATGGCGAGGGCCAGCACCTCCTGCGCGGCGGAGACACCCGAACCGCAGTAGACGCCGACCTCGGCGTCCGGGGTGGCCCCGAGGGCGGAGAACCGGTCGGCCAGCTCCGCGGACGGCCGGAACGTACCGTCGGCGGTGAGGTTATCGGTCGTCGGCGCGGACAGCGCGCCCGGGATGTGCCCGGCGACGCGGTCGATGGGCTCCACCTCGCCGCGGTAGCGCTCACCGGCCCGCGCGTCCAGGAGGACACCCCGCCGGGCCAGGGCCGCCGCCTCGTCCGCCGTCAGCAGCGGCAGCGCGCCGGGCACCGCGGCGAAGTCGCCGGGCTCCGGGGACGGTACGTCGGTGC from Streptomyces albofaciens JCM 4342 encodes the following:
- the sepH gene encoding septation protein SepH — encoded protein: MPELRVVAVSNDGTRLVLKAADSTEYTLPIDERLRAAVRNDRARLGQIEIEVESHLRPRDIQARIRAGASAEEVAQLAGIPVDRVRRFEGPVLAERAFMAERARKTPVRRPGENTGPQLGEAVAERLLLRGADKDSVQWDSWRRDDGTWEVLLVYRVAAEPHSASWTYDPPRRLVQAVDDEARALIGETDDTPEPSFPFVPRIARLPRDRPLDRALDRQSQDRDRDRTGGEDDEQVRAADGPGERDSLTSLLEAVPSFRGDMVVPETPKVPQQEEASEDEELEEPAAPAASAGAGSAYADVLMPRAVAGHRDRLTGTTDRQAEADGVRPGRRAAVPSWDEIVFGTRRKKPE
- a CDS encoding sulfurtransferase, giving the protein MNPLITAAELAEELASGTPPVLLDVRYRLGGPPGRPEYEAGHVPGAVYVDMDAELAGPAGPAGRHPLPDLDAFAETMRRAGVSGNRPVVVYDGGLEAPPGRSSGGGWSAARAWWMLRYTGHPSVRVLDGGLAAWTASGGALSTDVPSPEPGDFAAVPGALPLLTADEAAALARRGVLLDARAGERYRGEVEPIDRVAGHIPGALSAPTTDNLTADGTFRPSAELADRFSALGATPDAEVGVYCGSGVSAAQEVLALAIAGVPAALYVGSWSEWSADPTRPVATGAQPG